One window from the genome of Burkholderia sp. FERM BP-3421 encodes:
- a CDS encoding aspartate aminotransferase family protein, with protein sequence MNSIDVNFEADLQALGKRHLLMHFTHADAYGDHPLTLFERGEGCWLVDRNGRRYFDALAGLYCVQIGYSHGAEIGDAVRDQMVRLPFATNWGYGHEPAIRLAHALATLAPDGLNRVFFTSSGSESNEAAIKLVRQYHQARGEPQRRKFIARRVAYHGTSFGALALNGMTHFRKHFEPLMAGVRHVGNTKRYGRPAAETEAQFTRQLLDEIDSLIVQEGPDTVAAIVVEPLQNAGGSLTPPDGYAEGLRAICDRHGVLLVADEVICGFGRLGEYFGSRRYGLKPDLMTFAKGVASGYVPLGGVIASDKVIDTVLTGPQRMFLHGATYGGHPVACAAALANLAIMERESVLANVRENTAYFRQALEGLLALPCVGDVRGDGYHHSLELVTDKEACRWTARMPAATFVSTLLAPAILDAGLLCRAGVDHEGTPIVQFAPPLVMTRAEIAWLIATIRDLLSDTYARATR encoded by the coding sequence ATGAACAGTATCGACGTCAACTTCGAGGCGGATCTTCAGGCGCTGGGCAAGCGCCACCTGCTGATGCATTTCACGCACGCCGATGCCTACGGCGACCACCCGCTGACCCTATTCGAGCGCGGCGAAGGGTGCTGGCTCGTGGACCGGAACGGCCGACGCTACTTCGATGCGCTGGCTGGACTGTACTGCGTGCAGATCGGCTACAGCCACGGCGCGGAAATCGGCGACGCGGTCCGAGATCAGATGGTCCGGCTCCCGTTCGCGACCAACTGGGGCTACGGTCATGAGCCGGCGATCCGTCTCGCCCACGCGCTCGCGACGCTCGCGCCGGACGGTCTGAACCGCGTGTTCTTCACGTCGAGCGGATCCGAATCGAACGAAGCCGCGATCAAGCTGGTGCGCCAGTATCACCAGGCCCGTGGCGAACCGCAACGGCGCAAGTTCATCGCGCGCCGCGTCGCTTATCACGGGACCTCGTTCGGCGCGCTCGCGCTGAATGGGATGACGCACTTCCGCAAGCATTTCGAACCGCTGATGGCGGGGGTTCGGCACGTCGGCAATACCAAGCGCTACGGGCGCCCGGCCGCCGAGACGGAAGCGCAGTTTACGCGTCAGTTGCTCGACGAGATCGATTCGCTCATCGTTCAGGAAGGACCGGATACCGTCGCGGCGATCGTCGTCGAACCGCTGCAGAACGCGGGCGGCAGCCTGACGCCGCCGGACGGCTATGCCGAAGGCCTGCGCGCAATCTGCGACCGGCATGGCGTGCTGCTCGTCGCCGATGAAGTGATCTGCGGCTTCGGCCGGCTCGGCGAGTATTTCGGGTCGCGTCGCTATGGACTCAAGCCGGACCTGATGACGTTTGCAAAGGGCGTCGCTTCGGGCTATGTGCCACTCGGCGGCGTAATCGCGAGCGACAAGGTGATCGACACGGTTCTGACGGGACCACAGCGCATGTTCCTGCATGGCGCAACCTATGGCGGCCATCCGGTCGCCTGCGCCGCCGCGCTCGCGAACCTGGCGATCATGGAACGGGAAAGCGTGCTCGCGAACGTCCGCGAGAACACCGCATATTTCCGCCAGGCGCTCGAGGGTCTGCTCGCGCTGCCGTGCGTCGGCGACGTACGCGGCGACGGCTACCACCACTCGCTCGAACTCGTGACGGACAAGGAAGCGTGCCGCTGGACGGCACGCATGCCCGCCGCAACCTTCGTCTCGACGCTGCTCGCGCCCGCGATCCTCGACGCGGGGCTGCTGTGTCGCGCGGGCGTCGATCACGAAGGCACGCCGATCGTACAATTCGCACCGCCGCTCGTGATGACGCGCGCGGAAATCGCGTGGCTGATCGCGACGATCCGCGATCTCCTTTCCGACACCTATGCACGCGCGACGCGCTGA
- a CDS encoding APC family permease, which yields MRDDRSRRWVSSIATGTAQQRTPGSGPAHPSLLGLSTLVIFGLAYMLPMTVFTTYGLVTRTTNGHLTIAYAVTLIAMLLTARSYGHMVRLMPSAGSAYTFASRGFGTAAGFMVGWALLMDYLFIPMISYLVIGIYMKQLFPVVPSSVWIVASIACVTGLNIIGIRLVNRVNLILIVGQLVFIAVFLVASARFAAGQAPTLPSVLPGAGDARAVLAGSAILCLSFLGFDAVSTLSEETHEPRRTVPRAILLCTLLSGLLFMLIAYAGHIVFPDWRAFKDLDSASLELMQRIGGGALSALFVAVYVAGCFASAMAGQASVTRVLFAMGRDQVLPERVFGHRHARLRTPVRATLAVGAVSLSALFITLDLASTMISFGALVAFAVVNLCVMRCHLARAEHRHPAGWITFGLLPAMGFAMNVWLWSGLSRQTFYVGVGWLALGLCQLAWLTRGFTRPAPTLTMH from the coding sequence ATGAGAGACGACAGGTCACGTCGGTGGGTATCGAGCATCGCGACAGGCACAGCGCAGCAGCGCACGCCCGGCAGCGGACCGGCTCATCCCTCTCTGCTCGGTCTCTCCACCCTGGTGATCTTCGGCCTGGCCTACATGTTGCCGATGACGGTGTTTACCACCTACGGGCTCGTCACCCGCACGACGAACGGTCATCTCACGATCGCGTATGCGGTCACGCTGATCGCCATGCTGCTTACCGCGCGCAGCTACGGCCACATGGTGCGGCTCATGCCGAGCGCCGGATCGGCCTATACGTTTGCCAGCCGCGGCTTCGGCACCGCGGCGGGGTTCATGGTCGGCTGGGCACTGCTGATGGACTACCTCTTCATCCCGATGATCAGCTACCTCGTCATCGGCATCTACATGAAGCAACTGTTCCCCGTCGTGCCGTCCAGCGTGTGGATCGTGGCGAGCATCGCCTGCGTCACCGGGCTGAACATCATCGGCATCCGGCTCGTCAATCGCGTCAACCTGATCCTGATCGTCGGTCAGCTCGTCTTCATCGCGGTCTTTCTCGTCGCCTCGGCACGCTTCGCGGCCGGCCAGGCGCCGACGCTGCCAAGTGTGCTGCCCGGCGCGGGCGATGCCCGCGCGGTCTTGGCCGGGTCCGCGATCCTGTGCCTGTCCTTTCTCGGCTTCGACGCCGTGTCGACATTATCGGAGGAGACGCACGAGCCGCGCCGCACCGTCCCGCGCGCCATCCTCCTCTGCACGCTGCTGAGCGGCCTGCTGTTCATGCTGATCGCCTATGCGGGGCACATCGTCTTTCCCGACTGGCGCGCCTTCAAGGATCTCGATTCCGCCAGCCTCGAACTGATGCAGCGGATCGGCGGCGGCGCGCTGTCTGCGCTCTTCGTCGCGGTCTACGTGGCCGGCTGCTTCGCAAGTGCGATGGCCGGGCAGGCCAGCGTGACGCGCGTGCTGTTCGCGATGGGACGCGATCAGGTGCTGCCGGAGCGCGTGTTCGGGCACCGGCATGCGCGGCTGCGCACGCCGGTGCGCGCCACGCTCGCGGTCGGCGCCGTGTCGCTGTCGGCGCTGTTCATCACGCTCGATCTCGCGTCCACCATGATCAGTTTCGGCGCGCTCGTCGCGTTCGCGGTCGTGAACCTGTGCGTGATGCGCTGCCATCTCGCGCGAGCGGAACACCGCCATCCCGCCGGCTGGATCACGTTCGGCCTGCTCCCCGCCATGGGCTTCGCGATGAATGTCTGGCTCTGGTCCGGCCTGTCGCGCCAGACCTTCTATGTCGGCGTCGGCTGGCTCGCGCTCGGACTTTGCCAGCTCGCGTGGCTGACCCGCGGCTTTACGCGCCCCGCCCCGACGCTGACGATGCATTGA